The nucleotide sequence AATGGGAGCGGACTGTAAATCCGTCGCGAAAGCTTCACAGGTTCGAATCCTGTACCTGCCACCACAGTTCAGGGGGTGTTTCGGCTACCCACCCTGGCCCTTGCGCTGTCACGGATCACAACCGACGCCTTACTACGCCGCCCTGTGGGTGAGCGCGGCTTCGACTCGGCTAGCAATCGGGGTGGTGAGCGTCGTGGTCAACGGGGGGACGACCACCGAACCGCGTTGACACCGCCGGAGACGGTCCACAACACGCCACGTTCACGCCTGGTCGTCCAGGGAATTGAGAGCGGAGATCGATTCGACGAACTCCATGTCGTCGCTGTGTCGGTCGGCCTCGGCGAGCGCCAGCGCCTCACGGCGTGCTTCGGCGGCGAACGCAAGGGAGCGGACATCCGGCACCCACACCTGGACCGGGCGGTAGCCGCGCAGGCGCATCCGCTCGCGGTATTGGCGGGCTCGCCGCGTCGATCTGCTCATGCTCACCATGTTGCATGAATAGACGTGGCGCTATCAGTCGGGCGTGCTCACTACGGCGTCGCGCAGCGCCTCGGCCGCCCGTGATGCGCAGGGCTGCTGTGTCACGGCCGTTGTGCGACTCGCGAGCCCTCCAGTCCGCCGCTTCCCCCGATTGGGGGACGCGCGATTCATCCCATGGACCAACTGGTCGGCGGACAGACGCCGCTGAGCTGCGGCGGAATAGTTATTGGTGAGCCGGGCGAGCACCGGCAGTGGTTCCACCAGGTCTAGGACGGGAGCCTGCCCGCCGCGGCTTAGAAGGGAGCCGAGACCATGCACACCGAGGCCGAGATCACTGCATGGTTGGAGCCGCTCTTCGCGGCGGCCGAGAGCACCGACATCGATCTATGGGCGATCGTCGAGCAGGCGACCCTGTCGGTGGACGAGGGGTCGGCGCTGCGGTGCTCGGAGGCAAAGACCGAGCACGGCAGCGACGTAAAGGCCCGGATGGGGGATTGGCCCGATCTGCCGGACGCCGAGGTGCGGTTGGTGGTGGATTGGGTTCGCTTTGGCCAGATCCTCTGCCACGAGCTGGGTTGGGACGACAGCTACCCCCGGCACCCGGCCGTCGCGCTCGACCAATTGCGTCGGAATCGCGAGTTGATCGGCCGACAAATTCGCGAGCGGTTCGGCGACTCGCATTAGCCAAGCGGATCCCGGGATGGCTCGGTCGTCAGCGCCGATCGCAAGGCCCGGGTTTGGCTTGCGAAAAACCGTTGCGACACAGATGCATTCGGCATGATCATGTCGAACGCGTGAAACGCGCCCTCGGCGATTTCCACGTGGGTCGGCACGCCGGCATCCCGCAACCGGCGTCCGTACGCAACAGATTCTTCATAGAACAGATCCAGGCTGCCGACACCGATCCACGCGGGCGGCAGCCCAGCCAGGTCGTCTCGTCGTGCGGGGACGGCGGTGTCTGGATCCGCGCCGTTGAGATACCAGCCCCACGCGATCTGATTGTCGCGCCCCGACCACATGACTCGAGCCCGTTGGTCGGGTGCGGCGCCGGTGCGGTCATCGAGCATGGGATACACCAGCATCTGCAGGGCGGGAGTGACTTCCGCGCGATCGCGGGCCAGCAGCGCCAGCGCCGCCGCGAACCCGCCGCCGGCGCTGGCCCCGCCGATCGCCACCCGGGTCGGATCCACCCAGGGTTGACGCGTCAGCCACAAGAGCGCGGCGTAGCAGTCTTCCAGCGGTATGGGGTAGGGGTGTTCGGGGGCCAGCCGGTGATCCACTGCGGCGATTGACACGTCGGTGAAGTTCATCAGCTTGCGGCAGAACCCGTCCTCTTGCGCGGCCGCACCCATGGCCGTGCCGCCGCCGTGTATCCATAGCATCGCGGGCCCGGGTGCGGCCACGTCGGACGAACGATGCAGTCGCACGGTCACATTCGAGTTGACCGCAACGGATGGGACGTCCTTGAGCCGTCCCGCACGGGCCGCGAGTTTCATCAATGCGCGCGGCACCGTCACGCCGCGATGAAGCGCGTATCCCCCGGGCAGCAGTCGGGCCGCCGGTCTCAGCTGACGGTCAACTTTCTTGCGCTCGGGTCCAAGTCTGGCCACCGCATCACACTCTCATACGTTTGTCGCACCGACCGAATACCATCGCGCCGCACTCTTGGGCTCGGCATCGAAGCGTTCGAACCACCGTCCGGCGAAGGTGGGAAGCCTCTCCGTCGTGGGATCGTGACGCGGGCCCTGCGATCGCACCAAGCCGACCAGCATCGCCATCAGCTCCCGCTTGGGGACGCCGGCATAGGTCGCCTGGCTGGGGGTTGAAAGTTCGCGGGCGGCCCGCCGCACACCACGAAAGGCATTGAACGACAGGCCATTCGGAATAAGCAAGGCGAGGCGGCCGCCGTCCGACTCGGGGACATGCTGCCGAAAGCCTCGCGAGATGATCCGCAGCACCTGATCGATGTGCCTGACCACGCCGACGATCGTTTTCACCCGATACGGATAGCTGTCGTGCACGGCGTCATACACCTTGAGCGCCGAGCTGCGGTGCTCGATCTCTTCGACGAAGTGCCAGAGGAACAATGACGCGACCCGTTCGTCGCCGGGCGCGAAGAGTTTGTCCTCGTGGTCGAGGAAAACTTTGAAGTAGGGCGTGAACGTGGCCTCGATGACAGCCGTATAGCCGAGGCGCCACGCCAGCGGTTTGGTCGCGGTCAGGTGGTCGAACGATGCGGCGACCTCGTCCACGGTCTCTTGCAGGCCTGGCCAGCGCCGGATCAGGGCACGCGCATGGCTCGCGTGGGCGGCGGAGTGCTGGGCCTCCTGCCTCAGGTAGGCGTTCGCCT is from Mycobacterium conspicuum and encodes:
- a CDS encoding antitoxin MazE-like protein, whose amino-acid sequence is MSRSTRRARQYRERMRLRGYRPVQVWVPDVRSLAFAAEARREALALAEADRHSDDMEFVESISALNSLDDQA
- a CDS encoding alpha/beta hydrolase fold domain-containing protein, producing the protein MARLGPERKKVDRQLRPAARLLPGGYALHRGVTVPRALMKLAARAGRLKDVPSVAVNSNVTVRLHRSSDVAAPGPAMLWIHGGGTAMGAAAQEDGFCRKLMNFTDVSIAAVDHRLAPEHPYPIPLEDCYAALLWLTRQPWVDPTRVAIGGASAGGGFAAALALLARDRAEVTPALQMLVYPMLDDRTGAAPDQRARVMWSGRDNQIAWGWYLNGADPDTAVPARRDDLAGLPPAWIGVGSLDLFYEESVAYGRRLRDAGVPTHVEIAEGAFHAFDMIMPNASVSQRFFASQTRALRSALTTEPSRDPLG
- a CDS encoding metal-dependent hydrolase; this encodes MTDLQVRRVRFDFAGEDVPFIWQPERPAFAMLCNLMSFFAPGFEKFIVDATREGIPLIRDPEVAAEANAYLRQEAQHSAAHASHARALIRRWPGLQETVDEVAASFDHLTATKPLAWRLGYTAVIEATFTPYFKVFLDHEDKLFAPGDERVASLFLWHFVEEIEHRSSALKVYDAVHDSYPYRVKTIVGVVRHIDQVLRIISRGFRQHVPESDGGRLALLIPNGLSFNAFRGVRRAARELSTPSQATYAGVPKRELMAMLVGLVRSQGPRHDPTTERLPTFAGRWFERFDAEPKSAARWYSVGATNV